The segment GAAACTGCTGCGGATGGGTGGCGGATTGAATGGCAACGACATTGCCGGGCAACTCGGGCTGCCGCAGTCGACGGTGTCGACCAATATACAGATTCTGGAAAATGCGGGGCTGATCCGGACGGAGACGCAGAAGGCGCGCAAGGGCAATCAGAAGATCTGCCACTCGCTGTTCGACGAAGTGTTGGTGACCTTCAAAGACAGTATCAAGCCCTTGAAATCCAACATGATCGAAGTGGCCATGCCGCTCGGGCTTTATACGAGCTGCGAGGTTTCGGCGCCGTGTGGACTGTGTTCCGGCGAGGGCATCATCGGGCTGCTGGATGTGCCCGATACATTCCTGGATCCCGACCGGATGAAGGCCGGACTGATCTGGTTCACGCGGGGCTATGTGGAATATCAGTTTCCCAATAATGCCAAGCTGAGCCAGAGCCGGATCGAGGCGATGGAGTTTTCCATGGAGCTCAGTTCGGAAGTGCCGGGGACGTCGGCGGACTGGCCGAGCGATATCACCCTATCGGTCAATGGCACCGAGATCGGCACGTGGATGAGTCCCGGCGACTTTGGTGACAAGCGCGGGGTTTATACGCCGGACTGGTGGCTGCTGAAGGGCAGTCAGTATGGCAAGCTCAAGAGCTGGCGGGTGACGAGCGATGGCACCTATGTGGATGGGGTCAAGATTTCGCCGGTCTCGCTGGCGGATATCGATCTCCACAGCTGGAACTCGATCCGGCTGCGGATCGGCGTGAAGGACGATGCCAAGCATCCGGGAGGCATCAATATTTTCGGCCACGGCTTCGGCAACTACGATCAGGATATCGTCATGCGGCTGCAGACAGAGGCCTGACCCCAAATTATCATATTTTTATGCTGCACTCCCTTGTCTGAACCAGACGAAGCCGATTACAATCAGCGCAACTGATATAAATCAGCAAATCGGGTTTACATTAACGGGAGGATGCCGTGAAGGCCAAGGTCATCGCGCATAAGGATTTCACGATCAGCAAGATCGACGACCGTGTCTATGGTGCATTTCTCGAGCATCTTGGTCGCGCCATCTACGAAGGTATCTATGAGCCGGACCACCCGAGCGCCGACAAGGACGGCATGCGCGGGGACGTGATCCAGCTGGTCAAGGACCTTAATGTACCCGTGGTTCGTTACCCCGGGGGTAACTTTGTTTCGGCCTATGACTGGGAAGACGGCATCGGGCCGCGCGAGGACCGCCCTACCCGCCTAGATCTGGCCTGGCATACGTCAGAGAGCAACCAGGTCGGCATTCATGAATTTGCCGACTGGTGCGCCACCGTCGGCACGGAAATGATGCTGGCGGTGAACCTGGGTTCGCGCGGCGTCGATGATGCGCGCAACTTCCTCGAATATGTGAACCACCCGGGCGGCAGCTACTATAGCGACCTGCGCATTGCCAATGGCCGCAAGGAGCCGTGGAATGTGAAAATGTGGTGCCTTGGCAACGAGATGGACGGGCCTTGGCAAGTTGGTCATAAAGACGCCGACGAGTATGGCAAGCTGGCCGCCAATACCGCCCGCGCCATGCGCATGTTCGATAGCTCGCTGGAGCTGATCGTCTGTGGCTCGTCGAATTCGGACATGAAGAGCTATCCCGACTGGGAGCGCATCGTGCTCGAGCACACCTATGACCATGTCGACTACATCAGCCTGCACATGTACTTCTTCAACCCGGAGAAGGAGACGGCCAACTACCTGACGATGGCCGAAAAACTCGACACCTATATCGAGACCGTGGCGTCCACGATCCGCCAAGTGAAGGCCAAAAAGCGCAGCAATCGCGACGTCTATATCTCGTTCGACGAGTGGAATGTCTGGTACCATTCCAAGGAACAGGACAAGAAGATCCTGCAGGGCAATAGCGGCTGGCCGCATGCGCCAGGCCTCCTGGAAGACATCTACAATTTCGAAGATGTGCTGATGGTCGGGTTGATCCTCAACACCTTCATCCGCCGCTCGGATGTGGTGAAGATCGCTGCCATTGCCCAGCTGGTCAATGTGATCGCGCCGATCATGACCGAAAAGGGCGGCCCGGCCTGGGCGCAGACGATCTACTACCCGTATTATTTTGCCTCGATCTTTGGTCGCGGCACGGCGCTGGACCTCAAGGTCGATACGCCCAGCTATGACGGCAAGTATGGCAAGAACGCCGGATATGTCGACGTATCAGGCGTTTACAACGAGGACGAAGGCACGATCAGCTTCTTCCTGGTCAACCGCCATGGCACGGAAGCGGCCGATGTCGAGCTGAGCCTGCAGGGCTTCGGCACCGGCTCGGTGATCGACCATCAGGTGATGACGCATACCAACCTCGAAGCCACGAACACGGCCAAAAATCAGGACGAAGTGAAGCCGCGCAAGGGTGACGGCGCCAAGGTGGCCGATGGCCAGCTTAGCGTGACCTTGCCGCCCTACTCGTATCAGATGGTGCGCGTGAAGGTCGCCTGAGGCGAGTCGCAGCACATTCGATCCGGAGTCGCATTCGGGTCGAATTGGCTAGCAAACTGTCAGCAATAACAGTCGCAGTTTGTCAAAATGAGAAGGCGCTTCCACAGGGAGGCGCCTTTCTTTTGTATCAGGATTTTGGGTTCACTTCTGTCCGGCGCCGCGCCAGCAGGATCGTCGGAGCATCCTTGTAGGTGGTCTGGGCGTATTCGGTATAACCGAGCCTCGTCGCCAGTTTCAGTGACGGGGTGTTGTCCGGGGCGATCAGGCAGACGGTGCGGG is part of the uncultured Devosia sp. genome and harbors:
- a CDS encoding alpha-N-arabinofuranosidase yields the protein MKAKVIAHKDFTISKIDDRVYGAFLEHLGRAIYEGIYEPDHPSADKDGMRGDVIQLVKDLNVPVVRYPGGNFVSAYDWEDGIGPREDRPTRLDLAWHTSESNQVGIHEFADWCATVGTEMMLAVNLGSRGVDDARNFLEYVNHPGGSYYSDLRIANGRKEPWNVKMWCLGNEMDGPWQVGHKDADEYGKLAANTARAMRMFDSSLELIVCGSSNSDMKSYPDWERIVLEHTYDHVDYISLHMYFFNPEKETANYLTMAEKLDTYIETVASTIRQVKAKKRSNRDVYISFDEWNVWYHSKEQDKKILQGNSGWPHAPGLLEDIYNFEDVLMVGLILNTFIRRSDVVKIAAIAQLVNVIAPIMTEKGGPAWAQTIYYPYYFASIFGRGTALDLKVDTPSYDGKYGKNAGYVDVSGVYNEDEGTISFFLVNRHGTEAADVELSLQGFGTGSVIDHQVMTHTNLEATNTAKNQDEVKPRKGDGAKVADGQLSVTLPPYSYQMVRVKVA
- a CDS encoding helix-turn-helix domain-containing protein, translating into MSRNFLVVDPEDGMDVLKALASPVRVEILKLLRMGGGLNGNDIAGQLGLPQSTVSTNIQILENAGLIRTETQKARKGNQKICHSLFDEVLVTFKDSIKPLKSNMIEVAMPLGLYTSCEVSAPCGLCSGEGIIGLLDVPDTFLDPDRMKAGLIWFTRGYVEYQFPNNAKLSQSRIEAMEFSMELSSEVPGTSADWPSDITLSVNGTEIGTWMSPGDFGDKRGVYTPDWWLLKGSQYGKLKSWRVTSDGTYVDGVKISPVSLADIDLHSWNSIRLRIGVKDDAKHPGGINIFGHGFGNYDQDIVMRLQTEA